A single window of bacterium DNA harbors:
- a CDS encoding CoA transferase has translation MSPQTHLLDGVTVLNLGAVGPAARAGRMLADYGARGVVIAPVSKKGALQTKPVYHTYGAGRGFEKMRLDLKSEAGVEALLKLAEKADVVIESYRPGVVDRLGIGWEAMRARNPGIVYCSTSGYGQDGPASTWAGHDINYLAMSGYLACTEPREDGGPPIPGATVADSAGGGMHAVLSIMGALVKKGTTGEGTFLDVSAAEGILSLMALSLDQYLATGEEAGPRKVLLTGRYAFYDTYEASDGGWVSVGAIEPHFYRNLCERLGHPEYAGHQYDDAKQDEIREAFRAAFKTKTRDEWTEELAANDTCVAPVLSIPEVVENEHWRARGVFMQAEHPEEGRFDQVSPILAGGHRDHPVHTVRVDDETDTRVLLAEAGLSDDEIGKLFEEGAVE, from the coding sequence TTGTCCCCCCAGACGCACCTCCTCGACGGCGTCACCGTCCTGAATCTCGGCGCCGTCGGCCCGGCCGCGCGCGCCGGCCGCATGCTCGCCGACTACGGCGCGCGGGGCGTGGTGATCGCGCCCGTGTCGAAGAAGGGCGCGCTCCAGACGAAGCCCGTCTATCACACCTATGGTGCGGGTCGCGGCTTCGAGAAGATGCGGCTGGACCTGAAGAGCGAAGCCGGTGTCGAGGCGCTTCTCAAGCTCGCCGAGAAGGCGGACGTCGTGATCGAGTCCTATCGGCCCGGCGTGGTCGATCGGCTCGGGATCGGCTGGGAGGCGATGCGCGCCCGCAATCCGGGGATCGTCTACTGCTCGACCTCGGGCTACGGCCAGGACGGCCCCGCTTCGACCTGGGCGGGACACGACATCAACTATCTCGCGATGTCCGGCTATCTCGCGTGCACGGAGCCGCGCGAGGACGGCGGCCCCCCGATTCCGGGCGCGACCGTCGCGGACAGCGCCGGAGGAGGAATGCACGCCGTCCTCTCGATCATGGGCGCTCTCGTCAAGAAGGGCACGACGGGAGAGGGGACCTTCCTCGACGTGTCCGCCGCCGAGGGGATCCTGTCGCTGATGGCGCTCTCCCTCGACCAGTACCTGGCGACCGGCGAGGAAGCCGGCCCGCGCAAGGTCCTGCTGACGGGTCGCTACGCGTTCTACGACACCTACGAGGCGAGCGACGGCGGCTGGGTCTCGGTGGGCGCGATCGAGCCGCATTTCTATCGGAATCTCTGCGAGCGCCTCGGGCATCCCGAGTACGCGGGCCACCAGTACGACGACGCCAAGCAGGACGAGATCCGCGAGGCGTTCCGGGCGGCTTTCAAGACGAAGACGCGCGACGAGTGGACGGAAGAGCTGGCGGCGAACGATACGTGCGTGGCCCCGGTCCTCTCGATTCCCGAGGTCGTCGAGAACGAACACTGGCGCGCGCGCGGCGTGTTCATGCAGGCGGAGCACCCGGAGGAGGGTCGCTTCGACCAGGTCTCGCCGATCCTCGCCGGCGGCCACCGCGACCACCCGGTGCATACGGTCCGTGTCGACGACGAGACGGATACCCGGGTGCTCCTCGCCGAAGCAGGACTCTCGGACGACGAAATCGGCAAGCTCTTCGAAGAGGGCGCCGTCGAATAG
- a CDS encoding acyl-CoA/acyl-ACP dehydrogenase, producing MDLDFTEEHEMLREMVRGVCAEYAPLEVVRELENDERGMPEALWKQLVELGLVGILVPEEYGGQGQSLLEAAIVYEEFGRALAPSPHFVSAVLSAGALVIAGNEEQKKALLPGIAGGDLVVTPAWLEPRNGYGAKGVQVRAEAKGDGFVIDGAKMHVQYAAIADRLIVVARTGDEEEAIDLFLVDPKAAGVTLSQRENLGSETTFRVDFAGVQVAASDRIGGAGSGWETWTTVMNDGIVLAAAQAAGGAKAALEMTVEYAKTREQFGKPLGAFQSISHYLADAATQVEGGSTLVYEAAWKRSVGQETTLHAPLAKLFMAHAFRDVTATCQQVWGGVGFTIEYDIQLYFRRAKQLQMSWYDDRHLGELVAAQELDA from the coding sequence ATGGATCTCGACTTCACCGAAGAACACGAGATGCTGCGCGAGATGGTGCGCGGCGTCTGCGCCGAGTACGCGCCGCTCGAGGTCGTTCGCGAGCTCGAGAACGACGAGCGGGGCATGCCCGAAGCGCTGTGGAAGCAGCTCGTCGAGCTCGGCCTGGTCGGGATCCTCGTTCCGGAGGAGTACGGCGGGCAGGGGCAGAGCCTCCTCGAGGCGGCGATCGTCTACGAGGAGTTCGGTCGCGCTCTCGCGCCTTCTCCGCATTTCGTCTCCGCCGTGCTGTCCGCGGGCGCGCTCGTGATCGCGGGGAACGAAGAGCAGAAGAAGGCCCTGCTTCCCGGAATCGCCGGTGGCGACCTCGTCGTCACGCCCGCCTGGCTCGAGCCGAGAAACGGCTACGGCGCGAAGGGCGTCCAGGTCCGTGCCGAGGCGAAGGGTGACGGCTTCGTGATCGACGGCGCGAAGATGCACGTCCAGTATGCGGCGATCGCGGATCGGCTGATCGTCGTGGCGCGGACCGGGGACGAAGAAGAGGCGATCGATCTCTTCCTGGTCGATCCGAAGGCCGCGGGCGTCACGCTCTCCCAGCGGGAGAACCTCGGCTCCGAGACGACCTTCCGGGTGGACTTCGCCGGCGTCCAGGTCGCGGCTTCCGATCGGATCGGCGGCGCGGGCTCCGGGTGGGAGACGTGGACCACCGTGATGAACGACGGGATCGTCCTCGCAGCGGCCCAGGCGGCGGGCGGGGCGAAGGCGGCGCTCGAGATGACCGTCGAGTACGCGAAGACTCGCGAGCAATTCGGCAAGCCCCTGGGCGCGTTCCAGTCGATCTCCCACTACTTGGCCGATGCCGCGACGCAGGTGGAAGGTGGCTCGACCCTGGTCTACGAGGCGGCGTGGAAGCGATCCGTCGGGCAGGAGACCACGCTCCACGCTCCGTTGGCGAAGCTCTTCATGGCGCACGCCTTCCGCGACGTGACGGCCACCTGTCAGCAGGTCTGGGGCGGCGTCGGCTTCACGATCGAATACGACATCCAGCTCTACTTCCGGCGCGCAAAGCAGCTCCAGATGTCCTGGTACGACGATCGCCACCTCGGTGAGCTCGTTGCGGCGCAGGAGCTCGACGCGTAG
- a CDS encoding CoA transferase — protein MPGPLEGVRILDLTTMASGPLATSILADQGADVIKVEGPGRGDGLRKIGPSRGGMSAIFTSFNRSKRAIAIDLRDERGVALLDRLVAGADVFVQNFRPGAVERMGIGAERYRAMHPELIYVSVSGFGERGPMAQSAVYDSVMQAYSGVAMHQADLETGEPTFVRSVVCDKGTAIQTAQLITASLFARAQGRGGQHVKVSMLHASLAFLWPDGMQNHAILGEGVSAPLQKGALPMIRATADGHLAISFIQDREFEALCRAIGREDLLGSERFATAGPRAAHARELQAALDPTLRTFTTRDLVERLVEADVPYAPIGDPATIHEDPQVVANDLIFEMDHPIVGRLRQPKPIGEFEGTPTHVERGAPGIGEHTREIAREAGYDAAEIETLLAEGVLAEGA, from the coding sequence ATGCCCGGCCCCCTCGAAGGCGTTCGCATCCTCGACCTCACGACGATGGCCTCCGGCCCGCTCGCCACCTCGATCCTCGCGGATCAGGGCGCGGACGTGATCAAGGTCGAAGGGCCCGGTCGCGGAGACGGGCTGCGGAAGATCGGGCCGAGCCGCGGCGGCATGTCGGCGATCTTCACGAGCTTCAACCGGAGCAAGCGCGCGATCGCGATCGATCTCCGGGACGAGCGCGGCGTCGCCCTCCTCGACCGGCTCGTCGCGGGCGCCGATGTCTTCGTGCAGAACTTCCGACCCGGGGCGGTCGAGCGGATGGGGATCGGGGCGGAGCGCTACCGCGCGATGCATCCCGAGCTGATCTACGTCTCGGTGAGCGGCTTCGGCGAGCGCGGACCGATGGCCCAGAGCGCGGTCTACGACTCGGTGATGCAGGCCTACTCCGGGGTCGCGATGCACCAGGCGGACCTCGAGACCGGAGAACCGACCTTCGTCCGCAGCGTCGTCTGCGACAAGGGCACCGCGATCCAGACTGCGCAGCTGATCACGGCGTCTCTCTTCGCGCGTGCCCAGGGGCGCGGAGGACAACACGTCAAGGTCTCGATGCTCCACGCGAGCCTCGCGTTCCTCTGGCCCGACGGCATGCAGAACCACGCGATCCTCGGCGAAGGCGTGTCGGCGCCGCTCCAGAAGGGCGCGCTCCCGATGATCCGCGCGACCGCGGACGGCCACCTCGCCATCAGCTTCATCCAGGATCGGGAGTTCGAGGCCCTCTGTCGCGCGATCGGTCGCGAAGACCTGCTCGGGAGCGAACGCTTCGCGACCGCCGGGCCGCGTGCTGCCCACGCGCGCGAACTCCAGGCCGCCCTCGATCCGACGCTCCGCACCTTCACCACGCGCGATCTCGTCGAGCGGCTGGTCGAAGCGGACGTCCCCTACGCACCGATCGGCGACCCCGCCACGATCCACGAAGACCCGCAGGTCGTCGCGAACGACCTGATCTTCGAGATGGACCACCCGATCGTCGGACGGCTCCGACAACCGAAGCCCATCGGCGAATTCGAAGGAACGCCGACCCACGTCGAGCGCGGCGCGCCGGGGATCGGCGAACACACCCGCGAGATCGCGCGCGAAGCCGGATACGACGCCGCGGAGATCGAGACGCTCCTCGCGGAGGGCGTATTGGCGGAAGGCGCCTAG
- a CDS encoding SDR family NAD(P)-dependent oxidoreductase — MDVTGKNIVVTGGGNGIGRALCERFAQAGAGHVTVVDLDEANASSVADAIGGTARGADVGDRDSIVDLVRSVEGERGPIDLFVSNAGILVPGSVEAPVDAWQKIWDVNVMAHVHAAHAVLPGMLERGEGAFLNTCSAAGLLTQIGSAPYSVTKHASVAFAEWLSITYGDQGIKVFALCPQAVNTNMTAGTESGGVAGVDGMLEPADIAEAVIQGLAAESFLILPHEAVRTYFQRKAGDYDRWIKGMRKLNAQFLPEMEKLIGR, encoded by the coding sequence ATGGACGTCACTGGGAAGAACATCGTCGTCACGGGCGGCGGGAACGGAATCGGACGCGCGCTCTGTGAACGTTTCGCCCAGGCAGGCGCCGGTCACGTGACGGTCGTCGACCTCGACGAGGCGAACGCCAGTTCCGTGGCCGACGCGATCGGGGGCACGGCCCGCGGCGCCGACGTCGGAGACCGCGATTCGATCGTGGACCTGGTGCGTTCGGTCGAGGGCGAGCGCGGACCGATCGACCTCTTCGTGTCGAACGCGGGGATCCTCGTGCCCGGGAGCGTCGAGGCCCCGGTCGACGCCTGGCAGAAGATCTGGGACGTGAACGTGATGGCCCACGTGCACGCCGCTCACGCGGTCCTTCCCGGGATGCTCGAGCGGGGTGAGGGCGCCTTCCTCAATACGTGCTCGGCGGCGGGGCTCCTCACCCAGATCGGCTCGGCGCCCTATTCGGTCACCAAACACGCCAGCGTGGCCTTCGCCGAGTGGCTCTCCATCACCTACGGCGACCAGGGGATCAAGGTCTTCGCCCTCTGCCCCCAGGCGGTCAACACGAACATGACCGCCGGGACCGAGAGCGGAGGCGTCGCCGGCGTCGACGGCATGCTCGAGCCCGCGGACATCGCCGAGGCGGTGATCCAGGGACTCGCCGCAGAGTCCTTCCTGATCCTGCCCCACGAAGCGGTCCGAACCTACTTCCAGCGGAAGGCCGGCGACTACGACCGGTGGATCAAGGGCATGCGCAAGCTCAACGCGCAGTTCCTGCCCGAGATGGAGAAGCTGATCGGCCGATAG
- a CDS encoding propionyl-CoA carboxylase, which translates to MSWKPEVDEIERRRARALEMGGKEAVAKHHDRGRLNVRERISALVDRDSFREWGQIAGSSEAEDGSDYQPTGLVFGTGKVAGRPVVVCGDDFTIRGGAYTDAGMKKGVYAEDLAVKRRMPIIRMLEAGGASIAGTGTATRGRSGYDWTAPPVMNIRALESLRSVPVVCMALGPCAGFPAGRLVASHLSIMTKDTAQVLTGGPAVVAHAMKENVTKEELGSAQIHGRNGMVDNVAEDEEEALRMAQNFLSYLPSHCGEVPPFFDVGDRRDRREEKLLRIIPRERRRAYKMRKLIEHVVDQRSFFEIGPLWGRSQITGLARIGGYSVGILANDCHHDGGSMTADGANKIRRFVEMCDLFHVPIVSFVDEPGFAIGSQAEKDGTIRAGMNAMFAIMQTGVPWFACVLRRSYGVAQGIHLGPGATTVAWPSAMSGALPVESGVALAFRREIEAADDPDARRAELEDEMAKAQSVMPRAADFGVHDLIDPRDTRPILCDWVEEIQGALADHARQGAPAYTIRP; encoded by the coding sequence ATGAGCTGGAAGCCCGAAGTCGACGAGATCGAACGACGACGCGCCCGTGCCCTCGAGATGGGTGGCAAGGAGGCCGTCGCCAAGCACCACGATCGAGGCCGCCTGAACGTCCGCGAGCGGATCTCGGCCCTGGTCGACCGGGACAGCTTTCGGGAGTGGGGCCAGATCGCCGGATCGAGCGAGGCCGAGGACGGTTCGGACTATCAGCCCACGGGCCTGGTCTTCGGGACGGGCAAGGTCGCCGGTCGACCGGTGGTCGTCTGCGGCGATGATTTCACGATTCGCGGAGGGGCCTACACCGATGCGGGCATGAAGAAGGGCGTCTATGCCGAGGACCTCGCGGTCAAGCGCCGAATGCCAATCATCCGGATGCTCGAAGCCGGAGGCGCCTCGATCGCGGGGACCGGAACCGCGACCCGTGGGCGCTCGGGCTACGACTGGACGGCACCGCCGGTCATGAACATCCGCGCCCTCGAGAGCCTCCGGAGCGTACCCGTCGTGTGCATGGCCCTCGGTCCCTGCGCCGGCTTCCCGGCTGGACGCCTCGTCGCGTCCCACCTCTCGATCATGACGAAGGACACTGCCCAGGTCCTGACCGGGGGGCCCGCCGTGGTCGCCCACGCCATGAAGGAGAACGTGACGAAGGAGGAGCTCGGCTCGGCGCAGATCCACGGCCGCAACGGCATGGTGGACAACGTCGCCGAGGACGAAGAGGAAGCGCTCCGCATGGCGCAGAACTTCCTCTCCTATCTCCCGAGCCACTGCGGCGAGGTCCCGCCCTTCTTCGACGTCGGCGACCGACGCGATCGGCGAGAGGAGAAGCTGCTGAGGATCATCCCGCGCGAGCGCCGCCGCGCGTACAAGATGCGCAAGCTGATCGAGCACGTCGTCGACCAGCGCAGCTTCTTCGAGATCGGCCCGCTCTGGGGTCGCAGCCAGATCACCGGTCTGGCCCGGATCGGTGGCTACAGCGTCGGGATCCTCGCCAACGACTGCCACCACGACGGCGGCTCGATGACCGCGGACGGCGCGAACAAGATCCGGCGCTTCGTCGAGATGTGCGACCTCTTCCACGTCCCGATCGTCTCCTTCGTCGACGAGCCGGGCTTCGCGATCGGCTCACAGGCCGAGAAGGACGGCACGATCCGCGCCGGCATGAACGCCATGTTCGCGATCATGCAGACGGGCGTCCCCTGGTTCGCGTGCGTGCTGCGGCGCTCCTACGGCGTCGCCCAGGGCATCCACCTCGGCCCCGGCGCGACGACGGTCGCGTGGCCGTCGGCCATGAGCGGGGCGCTTCCCGTCGAGAGCGGTGTCGCCCTCGCCTTCCGGCGCGAGATCGAGGCGGCGGACGACCCGGACGCGCGTCGCGCCGAGCTCGAAGACGAGATGGCGAAGGCCCAGTCCGTGATGCCGCGCGCGGCGGACTTCGGCGTCCACGACCTGATCGATCCCCGCGACACGCGGCCGATCCTCTGCGACTGGGTCGAGGAGATCCAGGGCGCCCTCGCGGATCACGCGCGTCAGGGCGCGCCGGCCTACACGATCCGCCCCTAG
- a CDS encoding acyl-CoA dehydrogenase family protein, producing MDFDLSNDELTFEKEVVAFLEANYDEEVMDANPEHLSQTVETPPKRAFMAKLAEQGWLGMSWPSEYDGKEKSGIYDFLLTEALSRFGCPQPGKGVGIVGKTIIRHGNEELKTYFLPRIIRGEIEFAIGYSEPQAGSDAASMQLKAEHDAARGGWVLNGHKIWTTSAHFADWYWVGARTGDHKHKGITLFLIPMNHEGFEIHPTYTIGDERTNEVFFNDVFVPDSHVVGEVGKGWTYICEALDLERFAMLPVGPIEMKLKGLIEYVRAETLDGEPLAKDPVVRQTIAKLRADLEVARKLQRKVISEALKDRVPTVEAAMYKMWQSQLGQRIANAALDLMGPDAQLKPGQPEAPVNGRYERSYRYTVVDTIGGGTSEVQKNIIAGRGLGLPKNF from the coding sequence ATGGATTTCGACCTGTCCAACGACGAGCTGACCTTCGAGAAGGAGGTCGTGGCCTTCCTCGAGGCGAACTACGACGAGGAGGTGATGGATGCGAATCCGGAGCACCTCTCGCAGACGGTCGAGACGCCGCCGAAGCGCGCCTTCATGGCGAAGCTCGCGGAGCAGGGCTGGCTCGGCATGTCCTGGCCCAGCGAGTACGACGGCAAGGAGAAGTCGGGGATCTACGACTTCCTGTTGACCGAGGCGCTCTCCCGCTTCGGCTGCCCGCAGCCGGGCAAGGGGGTCGGGATCGTCGGGAAGACGATCATCCGCCACGGCAACGAAGAGCTGAAGACGTACTTCCTCCCGCGCATCATTCGCGGCGAGATCGAGTTCGCGATCGGTTATTCGGAGCCGCAGGCCGGCTCCGATGCCGCGTCGATGCAGCTCAAGGCGGAGCACGACGCCGCGCGCGGCGGTTGGGTCCTGAACGGTCACAAGATCTGGACCACGAGCGCGCACTTCGCCGACTGGTACTGGGTCGGGGCGCGGACCGGCGATCACAAGCACAAGGGGATCACGCTCTTCCTGATCCCGATGAACCACGAAGGCTTCGAGATCCATCCGACCTACACGATCGGGGACGAGCGGACGAACGAGGTCTTCTTCAACGACGTCTTCGTTCCCGACAGCCACGTGGTGGGCGAGGTCGGCAAGGGTTGGACCTACATCTGCGAGGCGCTCGATCTGGAGCGCTTCGCGATGCTGCCGGTCGGGCCGATCGAGATGAAGCTCAAGGGTCTGATCGAGTACGTCCGGGCCGAGACCCTCGATGGTGAGCCCCTCGCGAAGGACCCCGTCGTGCGCCAGACGATTGCGAAGCTTCGGGCGGATCTCGAGGTCGCGCGCAAGCTCCAGCGAAAGGTGATCAGCGAGGCGTTGAAGGACCGCGTCCCGACGGTCGAGGCCGCGATGTACAAGATGTGGCAGTCGCAGCTCGGCCAGCGGATCGCGAACGCCGCCCTCGACCTGATGGGGCCGGACGCCCAACTCAAGCCCGGACAGCCCGAAGCCCCCGTGAACGGGCGCTACGAGCGCTCCTACCGCTACACGGTCGTCGACACGATCGGCGGCGGCACGAGCGAAGTCCAGAAGAACATCATCGCCGGGCGCGGCCTCGGCCTCCCCAAGAACTTCTAA
- a CDS encoding MaoC family dehydratase N-terminal domain-containing protein has product MADASADDLPEEVKGWIGQERYEEKTEFPIEMGYVLTTCSATQNGNPLYWDEKVANDLTDGPITLPTMVSVWFRPHDWSPGRTEPAVPLQLHFDLKDRLGLPEAVMSDNTIVFGEPIRPGDELTTTQVLYSVSPLKKTKVGTGRFWDFGVKIVNQRGELCAEERYTGFGYNRD; this is encoded by the coding sequence ATGGCTGACGCATCGGCCGACGATCTGCCCGAAGAGGTGAAGGGCTGGATCGGGCAGGAGCGATACGAAGAGAAGACCGAGTTCCCGATCGAGATGGGCTACGTGCTGACCACTTGCTCGGCGACCCAGAACGGCAACCCGCTCTACTGGGACGAGAAGGTCGCGAACGACCTGACCGACGGACCGATCACGCTGCCGACGATGGTGTCGGTCTGGTTCCGGCCCCACGACTGGTCGCCGGGCCGGACGGAGCCGGCGGTTCCGCTCCAGCTCCACTTCGACCTGAAGGACCGGCTCGGCCTTCCCGAGGCGGTGATGAGCGACAACACGATCGTCTTCGGCGAACCGATTCGGCCGGGCGACGAGCTCACGACGACCCAGGTCCTGTACTCGGTCTCGCCGCTCAAGAAGACGAAGGTCGGCACCGGTCGCTTCTGGGATTTCGGCGTCAAGATCGTGAACCAGCGCGGCGAGCTCTGCGCGGAAGAACGCTACACCGGCTTCGGGTACAACCGGGACTGA
- a CDS encoding MaoC/PaaZ C-terminal domain-containing protein, with the protein MAAELLTSEVSEGAELPVLEKDVKPVTVVLGAMASRDWRPQHHDYKFATENNGLDDIFMNTPNLAAWFERYLTDWTGPKGRLGRIKFRMKDSVFPGDTMNFAGKVTGIEPATDGISWVSVTIELTAGDKSCVSCEARIAVPDNADANPWKLKGDDWKP; encoded by the coding sequence ATGGCTGCTGAATTGCTGACGAGTGAGGTGAGCGAGGGGGCGGAGCTTCCGGTCCTCGAGAAGGACGTGAAGCCGGTGACGGTGGTGCTCGGCGCGATGGCGAGTCGCGACTGGCGCCCCCAGCACCACGACTACAAGTTCGCGACCGAGAATAACGGCCTCGACGACATCTTCATGAACACGCCGAACCTGGCCGCCTGGTTCGAGCGCTACCTGACGGACTGGACCGGGCCCAAGGGCCGCCTGGGTCGCATCAAGTTCCGCATGAAGGACTCCGTCTTTCCCGGCGACACGATGAACTTCGCCGGCAAGGTCACCGGCATCGAGCCGGCGACGGACGGGATCTCCTGGGTGAGCGTCACGATCGAGCTCACCGCGGGCGACAAGAGCTGCGTGAGCTGCGAGGCGCGAATCGCCGTGCCCGACAACGCGGATGCCAATCCCTGGAAGCTCAAGGGCGACGACTGGAAGCCCTGA
- a CDS encoding nuclear transport factor 2 family protein: MSPTDEHLADRLRSLEARVRGLEGRAAILDLKSRYGALMDERYTRKGPKPQAELDVLADQLVGLFTEDAVWEGGGALGTAEGHAALRERFRAPTLQYSWHFFVKPEIHVDGDVAKGTWDVLAMMTTTEARPMWMVGVEHDEYRFEDGRWLHSRMHLESQLMAPYDRGWGPKRAD; encoded by the coding sequence ATGAGTCCGACCGACGAGCATCTCGCCGACCGCCTTCGTTCGCTCGAGGCCCGTGTCCGAGGTCTCGAGGGCCGCGCCGCCATCCTCGACCTGAAGAGCCGCTACGGCGCCCTGATGGACGAACGATACACCCGAAAGGGGCCGAAGCCCCAGGCCGAGCTGGACGTGCTCGCCGATCAGCTGGTCGGACTGTTCACCGAGGACGCCGTCTGGGAAGGGGGCGGTGCGCTCGGGACGGCCGAGGGACATGCTGCACTGCGGGAGCGCTTCCGCGCGCCGACGCTCCAGTACAGCTGGCACTTCTTCGTGAAGCCCGAGATCCACGTCGACGGCGACGTCGCGAAGGGGACCTGGGACGTGCTCGCGATGATGACGACGACCGAGGCGCGACCGATGTGGATGGTCGGCGTCGAGCACGACGAGTATCGCTTCGAGGACGGGCGCTGGCTCCACTCGCGGATGCATCTCGAGAGCCAGCTGATGGCGCCCTACGACCGGGGCTGGGGGCCGAAGCGGGCCGACTAG